Proteins from a single region of Streptomyces spectabilis:
- a CDS encoding medium chain dehydrogenase/reductase family protein encodes MRKTTEVVLPGIVEPEGLSVRRRPAPAPGPGQALLAMEATGVSFAEQQMRRGKYFDQPPFPFVPGYDLVGRVVATGPGVDPALVGGRFAALTKTGGWASHVPVAAADLVPVPESVASADAETLVVNGVTAWQMLHRTAKVRAGDTIVVLGANGGVGSTLAQLARIAGVRVIGTASRRHHDALRRLGVTPVDYRDPELYGRLRGLAPDGVRAVFDHVGGEAVVESFRLLAPGGTLVSYGTASTRDVAGSSKAPVLKLFARLALWQALPNSRHARFYNIWAGRRRADAFRERLRTDLAQVFALLADGSLTAQVAARVPLSRASEALRLAESGTVTGKVVLVPDDTEPHGGPCDK; translated from the coding sequence ATGCGCAAGACCACCGAGGTCGTGCTCCCCGGGATCGTCGAGCCCGAAGGGCTCAGCGTGCGGCGGCGGCCCGCCCCGGCCCCGGGCCCTGGCCAGGCGCTGCTCGCCATGGAGGCCACCGGCGTCTCCTTCGCCGAGCAGCAGATGCGGCGCGGCAAGTACTTCGACCAGCCGCCGTTCCCCTTCGTGCCGGGCTACGACCTGGTGGGGCGCGTGGTGGCCACAGGACCCGGTGTGGACCCCGCCCTCGTCGGGGGCCGCTTCGCCGCGCTGACCAAGACCGGCGGCTGGGCGAGCCATGTCCCCGTGGCCGCCGCGGACCTCGTCCCCGTACCGGAGTCCGTCGCGTCCGCCGACGCCGAGACGCTCGTGGTGAACGGCGTCACCGCCTGGCAGATGCTGCACCGCACCGCGAAGGTCCGGGCGGGCGACACCATCGTGGTGCTCGGCGCGAACGGCGGCGTCGGCTCCACGCTGGCCCAGCTCGCCCGGATCGCGGGCGTCCGCGTCATCGGCACCGCGTCGCGCCGCCACCACGACGCGCTGCGCCGGCTCGGCGTCACGCCCGTCGACTACCGCGATCCCGAGCTGTACGGACGTCTGCGCGGCCTCGCGCCCGACGGTGTGCGGGCGGTCTTCGACCACGTGGGCGGCGAGGCGGTCGTGGAGTCCTTCCGGCTCCTCGCGCCGGGCGGCACGCTCGTGTCGTACGGGACGGCGTCCACGCGTGACGTGGCGGGGTCGTCGAAGGCCCCGGTGCTCAAGCTGTTCGCGCGCCTCGCGCTGTGGCAGGCGCTGCCGAACTCCCGGCACGCGCGCTTCTACAACATCTGGGCCGGACGGCGCCGCGCCGACGCCTTCCGCGAGCGGCTGCGCACGGACCTGGCGCAGGTCTTCGCGCTGCTCGCCGACGGCAGCCTGACCGCCCAGGTCGCCGCGCGCGTCCCGCTGTCACGGGCCTCCGAAGCCCTGCGCCTGGCCGAGTCCGGCACGGTCACGGGCAAGGTCGTCCTGGTTCCGGACGACACCGAGCCCCACGGCGGCCCCTGCGACAAGTGA
- a CDS encoding ABC transporter ATP-binding protein encodes MRQHHPARARARKRRRGRTGADPAAPPEHAPPEQLLFGGRLRSSWGWTVHEGAQLKTSFLTILRQIPTLVGHTAALGWRADPVALVVVAVAQLGQAAATAFGLLATNRVLVSLFAAGPTAERVQDALPSLIGVAAASALAATLRAVSFAASGGLGPKVERIAALSMLKHVIRVEMEHMERADFHAALDSGQHGQTAARRLIEHTLGIVEAAMALLAVSGVLAVLHPALLPLLVAVIVPKAWGTVRAARRTYESVQVWLEHVRQLGALRRLLISQDAAPELRVHGAGPFLLDQFDGMAAQASDEQTRLAHLEARTDLGTSALSGLTAAVTYGLLAWLLTHGHMPLASGATAVLALTSGTAGLRRLVTNIHHLYEQSLFMTDLIRAREEAKRRAIPATGAAVPEPPAEIAFDRVTFRYPGRDRDALDEVSLSVRKGQVIALVGANGSGKTTLSKLLAGLYLPSSGTVAWDGTDLRALARDDVFSHVALVPQDFQRWPFTARANVAISRPDAIHDSARLDAAAAYADAQRVLCELPHGWDTLCEKGYEGGVDLSGGQWQRIALARAYFRDAGVLICDEPTSSMDPAAEIDAFDKIRALASAEQTIVLVTHRLHSVKEADVIFVLEEGRLVEHGDFATLMATEGPGVFRRLFELQSHQYRTDPVGTDGAAGPHGPDGPLPAGTLDGVPAQPRRARAARPDGAPASGSGG; translated from the coding sequence GTGCGGCAGCACCATCCAGCACGAGCCCGCGCGCGGAAGCGGCGGCGCGGCCGGACGGGCGCGGACCCGGCCGCGCCGCCCGAGCACGCACCGCCGGAACAGCTGCTCTTCGGGGGGCGGTTGCGCAGTTCGTGGGGCTGGACCGTGCACGAGGGTGCGCAGCTCAAGACGTCGTTCCTCACCATCCTGCGGCAGATCCCCACGCTCGTCGGGCACACGGCCGCCCTCGGCTGGCGGGCCGATCCCGTGGCCCTGGTGGTGGTCGCGGTGGCGCAGTTGGGCCAGGCCGCGGCCACCGCGTTCGGGCTGCTCGCCACCAACCGCGTCCTGGTGTCGCTGTTCGCGGCGGGCCCGACCGCCGAGCGGGTGCAGGACGCGCTGCCGTCCCTGATCGGGGTCGCCGCCGCCAGCGCGCTCGCGGCGACGCTGCGGGCCGTGTCCTTCGCGGCCTCGGGCGGACTCGGCCCGAAGGTGGAGCGCATCGCCGCGCTCTCCATGCTGAAGCACGTCATCCGGGTCGAGATGGAGCACATGGAGCGCGCCGACTTCCACGCGGCCCTCGACTCCGGGCAGCACGGCCAGACCGCGGCGCGCCGCCTCATCGAGCACACCCTCGGCATCGTCGAGGCCGCGATGGCGCTCCTCGCCGTCAGCGGGGTCCTCGCCGTGCTGCACCCGGCGCTGCTCCCGCTGCTCGTCGCGGTGATCGTGCCGAAGGCGTGGGGCACCGTCCGGGCGGCCCGCCGGACGTACGAGTCGGTGCAGGTGTGGCTGGAGCACGTGCGCCAACTGGGCGCCCTGCGCCGCCTGTTGATCTCGCAGGACGCGGCGCCGGAGCTGCGGGTGCACGGCGCGGGTCCCTTCCTCCTCGACCAGTTCGACGGGATGGCGGCGCAGGCGTCGGACGAGCAGACGCGCCTCGCGCACCTGGAGGCCCGCACCGACCTCGGCACGTCGGCCCTCTCCGGCCTGACGGCGGCGGTGACGTACGGCCTGCTGGCCTGGCTCCTCACGCACGGCCACATGCCGCTCGCCTCGGGCGCGACGGCCGTCCTCGCGCTGACCAGCGGCACGGCGGGGCTGCGCCGCCTGGTGACGAACATCCATCACCTCTACGAGCAGAGCCTGTTCATGACGGACCTCATTCGGGCCCGCGAGGAGGCGAAGCGGCGCGCCATCCCGGCCACGGGAGCGGCGGTGCCCGAGCCGCCCGCGGAGATCGCCTTCGACCGGGTGACGTTCCGCTACCCCGGCCGTGACCGCGACGCGCTCGACGAGGTGTCCCTCAGCGTCCGCAAGGGCCAGGTGATCGCCCTGGTCGGCGCGAACGGCTCCGGCAAGACGACCCTCAGCAAGCTCCTCGCGGGCCTGTACCTGCCGTCGTCGGGCACGGTCGCGTGGGACGGCACCGATCTGCGCGCGCTCGCGCGCGACGACGTGTTCTCCCATGTGGCCCTTGTGCCGCAGGACTTCCAGCGGTGGCCCTTCACCGCCCGCGCGAACGTGGCGATCAGCCGCCCGGACGCGATCCACGACTCCGCGCGCCTGGACGCGGCGGCCGCGTACGCCGACGCGCAGCGCGTCCTCTGCGAACTCCCGCACGGCTGGGACACCTTGTGCGAGAAGGGGTACGAGGGCGGCGTCGACCTCTCCGGCGGACAGTGGCAGCGCATCGCCCTGGCCCGCGCCTACTTCCGGGACGCGGGCGTCCTCATCTGCGACGAGCCCACCAGCAGCATGGACCCGGCCGCCGAGATCGACGCCTTCGACAAGATCCGCGCGCTCGCCTCCGCAGAGCAGACGATCGTCCTGGTCACGCACCGGCTGCACAGCGTCAAGGAGGCCGACGTCATCTTCGTCCTGGAGGAGGGCAGGCTCGTCGAGCACGGCGACTTCGCCACGCTCATGGCCACCGAGGGGCCGGGGGTCTTCCGGCGCCTCTTCGAGCTCCAGTCGCACCAGTACCGCACGGACCCGGTCGGCACGGACGGCGCCGCCGGCCCGCACGGCCCGGACGGGCCGCTGCCCGCCGGCACCCTGGACGGGGTGCCCGCGCAGCCGCGCCGGGCCCGCGCGGCTAGGCCGGACGGGGCCCCGGCGAGCGGCTCAGGCGGTTGA
- a CDS encoding ABC transporter ATP-binding protein codes for MSMETTAWTQMYSVMNAQQERRPFARATLRRIAAFARPHRRRITQFVLLSVLTAVLAVATPILAGHVVDAIVSGADSSLVVRYALLIAVIAVAEAALGILSRWLSATLGEGLILDLRTAVFDHVQRMPVAFFTRTRTGALVSRLNNDVIGAQRAFSNTLSGVVANVVTLLLTLGVMLALSWQITLLALVLLPVFVLPARRMGTRMARLQREAAHHNAAMGTRMTERFSAPGATLIKLFGRPGDESAEFAERASRVRDIGVRTAMAQSAFITALTLVSALALALVYGLGGYFALEGSLEAGAVVSLALLLTRLYAPLTALAGARVEVMSALVSFERVFEVLDLEPLIAEKPDAGRVPEGPVAVEFDDVRFGYPAADKVSLASLEEVASLDGRGGAEVLHGLSFRAEPGQTVALVGSSGAGKSTIAQLLPRLYDADAGTVRVGGVDVRDLSADSLRDTIGMVTQDGHLFHESVRANLLLARPGADEDDLWEVLRRARLDDLVRSLPDGLDTVVGERGYRLSGGERQRMTIARLLLARQRVVILDEATAHLDNTSEAAVQEALAEALSERTAVVIAHRLSTVRSADQILVVEDGRIVERGTHEELLLTGGRYAELYRTQFLTGDDVEVAA; via the coding sequence ATGAGCATGGAAACCACGGCGTGGACGCAGATGTACAGCGTCATGAACGCCCAGCAGGAACGCCGCCCCTTCGCCCGCGCGACGCTGCGCCGCATCGCCGCCTTCGCCCGCCCGCACCGCCGCCGCATCACGCAGTTCGTCCTGCTCAGCGTCCTCACCGCGGTGCTCGCCGTGGCCACGCCGATCCTCGCCGGGCACGTCGTGGACGCCATCGTCTCCGGCGCCGACTCCTCGCTCGTCGTCCGGTACGCCCTGCTCATCGCCGTCATCGCGGTCGCCGAAGCGGCCCTCGGCATCCTCAGCCGCTGGCTGTCGGCGACCCTGGGCGAAGGTCTGATCCTCGACCTGCGCACGGCCGTCTTCGACCATGTGCAGCGCATGCCGGTCGCGTTCTTCACGCGCACCCGCACCGGGGCGCTCGTCAGCCGCCTCAACAACGACGTGATCGGCGCGCAACGCGCCTTCAGCAACACTCTTTCGGGTGTCGTCGCCAACGTCGTCACGCTGCTGCTCACCCTCGGCGTGATGCTCGCCCTGTCCTGGCAGATCACGCTGCTCGCGCTCGTCCTGCTGCCGGTGTTCGTGCTGCCCGCGCGGCGCATGGGCACCCGGATGGCGCGGCTCCAGCGGGAGGCCGCCCACCACAACGCCGCCATGGGCACCCGGATGACCGAGCGCTTCTCCGCCCCCGGCGCGACCCTCATCAAGCTCTTCGGGCGGCCCGGCGACGAGTCCGCCGAGTTCGCCGAGCGGGCGAGCCGGGTGCGCGACATCGGGGTGCGCACGGCCATGGCCCAGTCGGCGTTCATCACCGCCCTCACCCTGGTGTCGGCTCTCGCGCTCGCCCTCGTCTACGGCCTCGGCGGGTACTTCGCGCTCGAAGGCTCCCTGGAGGCGGGCGCCGTCGTCTCCCTCGCCCTGCTCCTGACCCGGCTGTACGCGCCGCTGACGGCTCTCGCCGGCGCCCGCGTCGAGGTGATGAGCGCCCTCGTGAGCTTCGAGCGGGTCTTCGAAGTCCTCGACCTGGAGCCGCTCATCGCCGAGAAGCCGGACGCGGGGCGGGTGCCCGAGGGCCCCGTCGCCGTGGAGTTCGACGACGTCCGCTTCGGCTACCCGGCCGCCGACAAGGTCTCCCTCGCCTCCCTGGAGGAGGTCGCGTCGCTCGACGGCCGCGGCGGCGCCGAGGTCCTGCACGGCCTGTCCTTCCGCGCCGAGCCCGGACAGACCGTCGCGCTCGTCGGCTCCTCCGGCGCGGGCAAGTCGACGATCGCGCAGCTCCTGCCGCGCCTGTACGACGCCGACGCCGGGACCGTGCGCGTCGGCGGCGTGGACGTGCGCGACCTGTCCGCCGACTCCCTGCGCGACACCATCGGCATGGTCACCCAGGACGGCCACCTCTTCCACGAGTCCGTCCGCGCGAACCTGCTGCTCGCCCGGCCCGGCGCCGACGAGGACGACCTGTGGGAGGTGCTGCGCCGGGCCCGCCTCGACGACCTCGTGCGGTCGCTGCCCGACGGGCTCGACACCGTCGTCGGCGAGCGGGGCTACCGGCTCTCGGGCGGCGAGCGGCAGCGCATGACCATCGCGCGGCTCCTGCTCGCCCGGCAGCGGGTCGTCATCCTCGACGAGGCGACCGCGCACCTGGACAACACCTCCGAGGCGGCCGTCCAGGAGGCCCTCGCCGAGGCCCTGTCCGAGCGCACCGCCGTGGTCATCGCCCACCGTCTGTCGACCGTGCGCTCCGCCGACCAGATCCTCGTGGTCGAGGACGGCCGGATCGTGGAGCGCGGAACGCACGAGGAACTCCTCCTGACGGGCGGACGGTACGCCGAGCTGTACCGGACGCAGTTCCTCACGGGGGACGACGTGGAGGTGGCGGCATAG
- a CDS encoding GNAT family N-acetyltransferase, which translates to MENPAPGRRAPGRLSMTTATLDDWRVVTGWAADEGWNPGLRDAESFFAQDPKGFFIGRVDGEPVSAISVVNYSASYAFLGFYLVRPDARGLGHGIATWRAALAHAGDRTVGLDGVPAQQDNYRRSGFELRHRSMRYVGPVVPSGPVAPHVRPVGDLGPEAVAAYDGSCCPADRPRFLASWLTTPGHRALACVADGRITGYGVLRPARDAARIGPLFADTRADAEALLDALVADLDGAPVAVDVPESHTSAVALVEARGMKPTFATARMYTGPVREFARDKVFGITTLELG; encoded by the coding sequence ATGGAGAATCCGGCCCCCGGACGGCGCGCCCCCGGCCGGCTCAGCATGACCACCGCCACGCTCGACGACTGGCGCGTCGTCACCGGCTGGGCGGCGGACGAGGGCTGGAACCCGGGGCTGCGGGACGCCGAGTCCTTCTTCGCCCAGGACCCAAAGGGATTCTTCATCGGCCGTGTCGACGGCGAGCCGGTGTCGGCGATCTCCGTCGTCAACTACAGCGCCTCGTACGCGTTCCTCGGCTTCTATCTCGTACGCCCCGACGCCCGCGGCCTCGGCCACGGCATCGCCACCTGGCGCGCCGCCCTCGCGCACGCCGGTGACCGCACCGTCGGCCTGGACGGCGTACCGGCACAGCAGGACAACTACCGCCGCTCGGGCTTCGAGCTCCGCCACCGGAGCATGCGGTACGTCGGACCCGTGGTGCCGTCCGGCCCGGTGGCCCCGCACGTGCGGCCCGTCGGGGACCTCGGGCCGGAGGCCGTCGCGGCGTACGACGGCTCCTGCTGTCCTGCCGACCGGCCCCGGTTCCTCGCCTCCTGGCTGACCACGCCGGGCCACCGCGCGCTCGCCTGCGTCGCCGACGGCCGGATCACCGGGTACGGGGTGCTGCGCCCGGCCCGCGACGCCGCCCGGATCGGGCCGCTGTTCGCCGACACCCGGGCGGACGCCGAGGCCCTCCTGGACGCCCTTGTCGCCGACCTGGACGGGGCGCCCGTCGCCGTCGACGTGCCCGAGTCCCACACGTCCGCCGTCGCCCTCGTCGAGGCCCGCGGCATGAAGCCGACGTTCGCGACGGCGCGCATGTACACCGGTCCTGTGCGGGAGTTCGCGCGGGACAAGGTGTTCGGGATCACCACCCTGGAGCTGGGCTGA
- a CDS encoding helix-turn-helix domain-containing protein, translating to MASAHARPGTAPAPDTAGALRELLDLLGRHAPAEQFARPAAAARAAGADRTQLALIEEATDAALAVRRTLDQHRRREAELSALFDTASDLAALSDLDAVLRAIVRRARLLLRTDVAYLTLNDPVEGDTFMRVTDGCASATFQQLRLGMGEGLGGLVAQTARPYASADYRADIRFQHTRAIDTAVGEEGLRGILGVPLRVGSRVIGVLYAADRSPRDFTPDQIALLASLADHAAVAIDSARLLEETRAALVELNAATATAHAQSEALRRAAETHDRLTDIVLRGGDVADVAAEIAALLDGGLVIQDADGTELARVGAAAPTPPARGIAASRSGGRAVPDDGVWVSAVLAGPELLGSIALGGRPDLTDSDRRLFERASLDTALLLLLRRTVAEAEDRVRGELLDDLLTAAHATDPRRAETLALRARRLGVDLTEPTAVLVLHGEPDLRARLATRAIRHARTLRGLAGPLGGHVVLLAPTAEPGPLAARLAAELGEALGAPVTVGAAGPATGPAPLPAAHAEALRCLQALTALGRTGEGASLPDLGFVGVLLGDRTDVAGYVHRVLGPVLDYDTRRGTDLVRTLEAYFDQGASLSRAKDVLHVHVNTVVQRLDRTARLLGADWNSPARALELQLALRLNRLSRSPGPRPA from the coding sequence ATGGCATCCGCCCACGCCCGCCCCGGCACCGCACCCGCCCCCGACACCGCGGGGGCCCTGCGGGAACTGCTCGACCTCCTCGGACGGCACGCCCCCGCCGAGCAGTTCGCCCGCCCCGCGGCCGCGGCCCGTGCCGCCGGGGCGGACCGGACGCAGCTCGCCCTCATCGAGGAGGCCACCGACGCGGCCCTCGCCGTCCGCCGCACCCTCGACCAGCACCGCCGCCGCGAGGCCGAGCTGTCCGCGCTCTTCGACACCGCGAGCGACCTGGCGGCACTCAGCGACCTGGACGCGGTCCTGCGCGCCATCGTGCGCCGGGCCCGGCTGCTGCTGCGCACCGACGTCGCGTATCTGACCCTCAACGACCCCGTCGAGGGCGACACGTTCATGCGCGTCACCGACGGCTGCGCCTCCGCGACCTTCCAGCAACTGCGGCTCGGCATGGGCGAGGGCCTCGGCGGGCTCGTCGCCCAGACCGCCCGGCCCTACGCCAGCGCCGACTACCGCGCCGACATCCGCTTCCAGCACACCCGCGCCATCGACACGGCCGTCGGCGAGGAGGGCCTGCGCGGCATCCTCGGCGTGCCGCTGCGCGTGGGCAGCCGCGTCATCGGCGTCCTGTACGCCGCCGACCGCAGCCCGCGCGACTTCACCCCCGACCAGATCGCGCTGCTCGCCTCGCTCGCCGACCACGCCGCCGTCGCCATCGACAGCGCCCGCCTCCTGGAGGAGACCCGCGCCGCGCTCGTGGAGCTGAACGCCGCGACCGCCACCGCGCACGCGCAGAGCGAGGCGCTGCGCCGCGCCGCCGAGACGCACGACCGGCTCACCGACATCGTGCTGCGCGGCGGCGACGTGGCCGACGTCGCCGCCGAGATCGCCGCGCTCCTCGACGGCGGCCTGGTCATCCAGGACGCCGACGGCACCGAACTGGCCCGGGTGGGCGCCGCCGCGCCGACCCCGCCCGCCCGCGGCATCGCCGCGTCCCGCTCCGGGGGCCGCGCCGTGCCCGACGACGGGGTCTGGGTCTCCGCCGTGCTCGCCGGGCCCGAACTCCTCGGCAGCATCGCGCTCGGCGGCCGCCCCGACCTGACCGACAGCGACCGGCGCCTGTTCGAACGCGCCAGCCTCGACACCGCGCTGCTCCTGCTGCTCCGCCGCACGGTGGCCGAGGCCGAGGACCGGGTGCGCGGCGAACTCCTCGACGACCTGCTCACCGCCGCGCACGCCACCGACCCGCGCCGGGCCGAGACGCTCGCCCTGCGCGCCCGCCGCCTCGGCGTGGACCTCACCGAACCGACCGCCGTGCTCGTCCTGCACGGCGAACCGGACCTGCGCGCCCGCCTGGCCACCCGGGCGATACGCCACGCCCGGACCCTGCGCGGCCTCGCGGGCCCGCTGGGCGGCCACGTCGTGCTGCTCGCCCCCACCGCCGAGCCGGGCCCGCTCGCCGCCCGCCTCGCCGCCGAACTCGGCGAGGCCCTCGGCGCCCCGGTGACCGTCGGCGCCGCGGGCCCCGCCACCGGGCCCGCGCCGCTGCCCGCCGCCCACGCCGAGGCCCTGCGCTGCCTCCAGGCCCTGACCGCCCTCGGCCGCACCGGGGAGGGCGCGAGCCTGCCGGACCTCGGCTTCGTCGGGGTCCTGCTCGGCGACCGTACGGACGTCGCCGGGTACGTGCACCGCGTCCTCGGGCCCGTCCTGGACTACGACACCCGACGCGGCACCGACCTCGTCCGCACCCTGGAGGCCTACTTCGACCAGGGCGCGAGCCTGTCCCGCGCCAAGGACGTGCTGCACGTCCACGTGAACACCGTCGTGCAGCGCCTGGACCGCACCGCGCGGCTCCTCGGCGCCGACTGGAACAGCCCCGCCCGCGCCCTGGAGCTCCAGCTCGCCCTGCGGCTCAACCGCCTGAGCCGCTCGCCGGGGCCCCGTCCGGCCTAG
- the bglX gene encoding beta-glucosidase BglX produces MRELRRRTLLSGLSVVGGAAVAGGAVSAGIAGAAPRPGRHGREVEKLLDRMTVEEKLGQLQQLAWAWDTGPGGGGTKDVEDAARAGRLGSVLSIFGAKSTNAVQRIAVEESRLGIPLLFGLDVIHGFWTTFPIPLAQAASFDPAVTRTDAEVSAREARANGVHWTFSPMMDVTHEPRWGRVAESCGEDPYLTARFAAAKVEGYQGRDYRAKDRLAACAKHFVAYGGAEGGRDYNTVDVSESRLRNLYLPPFKAALDAGVATVMASFNTISGVPAHGNAHTLTDVLRKEWGFDGFVVSDWTGVQELVAHGFAEDGAAAARLALTAGVDMEMVSTTLREHGKQLLREGRISEHRLDEAVARILGLKFALGLFDDPYVDETAGAAVDGPTPATRGAARSAAARSLVLLKNDRAALPLEKSLASLAVVGPFADSADLLGTWVVPAAAEKYPSVKVLDAIRRAAPGAKVTYALGVDAAGEDTGGIPEAVAAARAADVTVVVVGEPPALSGEAAARADIGLPGAQEKLIEAVAATGRPFVVVLVNGRPLTVGGWLESAPAVLEAWHPGLEAGNAIADVLFGTVNPGGKLPVSFPRAVGQIPVHYNHESTGRPYAADNKYTSTYLDLPPDPQFAFGHGLSYTTFAIGEPRLSRTGIPARALRAGEAVEVSVTVTNTGAREGDEVVQLYVHDLAASITQPVRRLRGFRRVTLAAGASRTVRFRLGADDLGFWTNDPRGEFRVEEGAFDVYVGNSSTARSKRRLTVT; encoded by the coding sequence ATGCGAGAGCTACGCAGGCGCACGCTGCTGTCCGGTTTGTCGGTGGTGGGTGGTGCGGCCGTCGCGGGTGGCGCCGTCAGCGCCGGGATCGCCGGGGCCGCGCCCCGGCCCGGCCGTCACGGCCGCGAGGTCGAGAAGCTGCTCGACCGTATGACTGTCGAAGAGAAGCTGGGGCAGCTCCAGCAGCTCGCCTGGGCCTGGGACACCGGCCCTGGCGGCGGCGGGACGAAGGACGTGGAGGACGCGGCGCGGGCGGGCCGCCTCGGGTCCGTCCTTTCCATCTTCGGCGCGAAGAGCACCAACGCCGTGCAGCGCATCGCCGTCGAGGAGTCCCGGCTCGGCATTCCGCTGCTCTTCGGGCTCGACGTCATCCACGGCTTCTGGACGACGTTCCCGATCCCGCTGGCGCAGGCGGCGAGCTTCGACCCCGCGGTGACGCGCACCGACGCCGAGGTCTCCGCGCGGGAGGCCCGGGCGAACGGCGTGCACTGGACGTTCTCGCCGATGATGGACGTCACGCACGAGCCGCGCTGGGGCCGCGTCGCCGAGAGCTGCGGCGAAGACCCCTATCTGACGGCGCGGTTCGCCGCCGCCAAGGTCGAGGGCTACCAGGGCCGGGACTACCGGGCGAAGGACCGCCTCGCCGCCTGCGCCAAGCACTTCGTCGCGTACGGCGGCGCCGAGGGCGGCCGCGACTACAACACCGTGGACGTGTCGGAGTCCCGGCTCCGCAATCTGTACCTGCCGCCGTTCAAGGCCGCCCTCGACGCGGGCGTGGCCACCGTCATGGCCTCCTTCAACACCATCAGCGGCGTCCCGGCGCACGGCAACGCCCACACCCTCACGGACGTCCTCAGGAAGGAGTGGGGCTTCGACGGCTTCGTCGTCAGCGACTGGACCGGCGTGCAGGAGCTGGTCGCCCACGGCTTCGCCGAGGACGGCGCGGCGGCGGCCCGGCTCGCGCTCACCGCGGGCGTCGACATGGAGATGGTCAGCACCACCCTGCGCGAGCACGGCAAGCAGCTGCTGCGCGAGGGGCGGATCAGTGAGCACCGGCTCGACGAGGCGGTGGCGCGGATCCTCGGCCTGAAGTTCGCCCTCGGCCTGTTCGACGATCCGTACGTCGACGAGACCGCGGGCGCGGCCGTCGACGGGCCGACCCCCGCGACGCGCGGGGCCGCGCGCTCGGCGGCCGCCCGCTCGCTGGTGCTCCTGAAGAACGACCGGGCCGCGCTGCCGCTCGAGAAGTCCCTCGCGTCCCTCGCCGTGGTCGGGCCGTTCGCCGACTCCGCCGACCTGCTCGGCACCTGGGTGGTCCCGGCCGCGGCGGAGAAGTACCCGTCGGTGAAGGTCCTCGACGCGATCCGGCGCGCGGCGCCGGGCGCGAAGGTGACGTACGCCCTCGGGGTCGACGCCGCGGGCGAGGACACCGGCGGCATCCCGGAGGCGGTCGCGGCCGCGCGGGCCGCCGACGTCACGGTCGTCGTCGTGGGCGAGCCGCCCGCCCTGAGCGGGGAGGCCGCGGCGCGCGCCGACATCGGTCTGCCCGGCGCGCAGGAGAAGCTGATCGAGGCCGTCGCGGCGACCGGCAGGCCGTTCGTGGTGGTGCTCGTGAACGGCCGTCCGCTGACCGTGGGCGGCTGGCTGGAGAGCGCGCCCGCCGTCCTGGAGGCCTGGCACCCGGGCCTGGAGGCCGGGAACGCCATCGCCGACGTGCTGTTCGGGACCGTCAACCCGGGCGGCAAGCTGCCCGTCTCGTTCCCGCGCGCGGTCGGGCAGATCCCCGTCCACTACAACCACGAGTCGACGGGCCGCCCGTACGCCGCCGACAACAAGTACACCTCCACGTACCTGGACCTGCCGCCGGACCCGCAGTTCGCGTTCGGCCACGGCCTGAGCTACACGACCTTCGCGATCGGCGAGCCCCGGCTCAGCCGGACCGGCATCCCCGCCCGCGCGCTGCGCGCGGGCGAGGCGGTGGAGGTGTCCGTCACGGTCACCAACACCGGCGCGCGCGAGGGCGACGAGGTGGTGCAGCTGTACGTCCACGACCTCGCGGCGAGCATCACGCAGCCGGTGCGCAGGCTGCGCGGCTTCCGCCGGGTGACGCTCGCCGCGGGTGCCTCACGGACCGTGCGGTTCCGGCTCGGCGCCGACGACCTGGGATTCTGGACGAACGACCCGCGCGGTGAATTCCGCGTCGAGGAAGGCGCGTTCGACGTCTACGTGGGCAACAGCTCCACGGCGAGGAGCAAGCGGCGGCTCACCGTGACCTGA